The Urocitellus parryii isolate mUroPar1 chromosome 6, mUroPar1.hap1, whole genome shotgun sequence genome includes a window with the following:
- the Elmo2 gene encoding engulfment and cell motility protein 2: MPPPSDIVKVAIEWPGANAQLLEIDQKRPLASIIKEVCDGWSLPNPEYYTLRYADGPQLYITEQTRSDIKNGTILQLAISPSRAARQLMERTQSSSMETRLDAMKELAKLSADVTFATEFINMDGIVVLTRLVESGTKLLSHYSEMLAFTLTAFLELMDHGIVSWDMVSITFIKQIAGYVSQPMVDVSILQRSLAILESMVLNSQSLYQKIAEEITVGQLISHLQVSNQEIQTYAIALINALFLKAPEDKRQDMANAFAQKHLRSIILNHVIRGNRPIKTEMAHQLYVLQVLTFNLLEERMMTKMDPNDQAQRDIIFELRRIAFDAESDPSNVPGSGTEKRKAMYTKDYKMLGFTNHINPALDFTQTPPGMLALDNMLYLAKVHQDTYIRIVLENSSREDKHECPFGRSAIELTKMLCEILQVGELPNEGRNDYHPMFFTHDRAFEELFGICIQLLNKTWKEMRATAEDFNKVMQVVREQITRALPSKPNSLDQFKSKLRSLSYSEILRLRQSERMSQDDFQSPPIVELREKIQPEILELIKQQRLNRLCEGSSFRKIGNRRRQERFWYCRLALNHKVLHYGDLDDNPQGEVTFESLQEKIPVADIKAIVTGKDCPHMKEKSALKQNKEVLELAFSILYDPDETLNFIAPNKYEYCIWIDGLSALLGKDMSSELTKSDLDTLLSMEMKLRLLDLENIQIPEAPPPVPKEPSSYDFVYHYG, translated from the exons ATGCCACCACCATCTGACATCGTCAAAGTGGCCATCGAGTGGCCAGGTGCTAATGCCCAGCTCCTTGAAATTGATCAG aaacgGCCCCTAGCATCCATCATTAAGGAGGTTTGTGATGG GTGGTCGTTGCCAAACCCGGAGTACTACACCCTGCGATATGCAGATGGTCCCCAGCTCTACATCACGGAACAG aCTCGCAGTGACATTAAGAATGGGACAATCTTACAATTGGCTATATCTCCG TCCCGGGCTGCACGCCAGCTGATGGAGAGGACCCAGTCATCCAGCATGGAGACCCGGCTGGATGCCATGAAGGAACTGGCCAAGCTCTCAGCTGACGTGACTTTTGCCACCGAGTTCATCAACATGGACGGCATTGTTGTGCTGACGAGGCTCGTGGAAAGTGGAACCAAGCTCTTGTCTCA CTACAGTGAGATGCTGGCATTCACCCTGACTGCCTTCTTAGAGCTCATGGACCATGGCATTGTCTCCTGGGACATGGTTTCAATCACCTTTATTAAGCAG ATTGCAGGGTACGTGAGCCAGCCCATGGTGGATGTGTCAATCCTTCAGAGGTCCCTGGCCATCCTGGAGAGCATGGTCTTGAACAGCCAAAGTTTGTACCAGAAGATAGCAGAGGAAATCACCGTGGGACAGCTCATCTCGCACCTGCAGGT CTCCAACCAGGAGATCCAGACCTACGCCATCGCACTGATTAACGCACTTTTTCTGAAGGCTCCTGAGGACAAGCGACAG GATATGGCCAATGCATTTGCACAGAAGCACCTTCGATCCATAATCCTGAAT CATGTGATCCGAGGGAACCGCCCAATCAAAACAGAGATGGCCCATCAGCTCTATGTCCTTCAAGTCCTGACCTTTAACCTTCTGGAAGAAAGGATGATGACCAAGATGGACCCTAATGACCAG GCTCAAAGAGATATTATATTTGAACTAAGGAGGATTGCGTTTGATGCTGAATCTGACCCTAGCAATGTTCCTGGGAGTGGGACTGAAAAACGCAAAGCCATGTACACCAAGGACTACAAAATGTTGGGATTTACT AACCATATCAACCCAGCCTTGGACTTTACCCAGACTCCTCCTGGAATGCTGGCCTTGGACAACATGCTGTACTTGGCTAAAGTCCACCAGGACACCTACATCCGG ATTGTcttggagaacagcagccgagaAGACAAACATGAATGTCCATTTGGCCGTAGTGCCATCGAGCTCACCAAAATGCTCTGTGAAATCCTGCAGGTTGGGGAACTGC CAAACGAAGGGCGCAATGACTACCACCCGATGTTCTTTACCCATGACCGAGCATTTGAAGAGCTCTTTGGAATCTGCATCCAGCTGTTGAACAAGACCTGGAAAGAGATGAGGGCAACAGCAGAGGACTTCAACAAG GTTATGCAGGTCGTCCGAGAGCAGATCACGCGAGCTTTGCCCTCCAAACCCAACTCCTTGGATCAGTTCAAGAGTAAACTGCGTAGCCTAAGCTACTCTGAGATTCTAAGACTGCGCCAGTCTGAGAGGATGAGTCAGGATGACTTCCAGTCCCCGCCGATTGT GGAGCTGAGGGAGAAGATCCAGCCTGAGATCCTTGAGCTGATTAAGCAGCAGCGCCTGAACAGGCTCTGTGAGGGCAGCAGCTTCCGAAAGATAGGGAATCGCCGAAGGCAAG AACGGTTCTGGTACTGCCGATTAGCACTGAACCACAAGGTCCTGCACTACGGTGACTTGGATGACAACCCTCAAGGAGAGGTGACATTTGAATCCCTGCAGGAGAAAA TTCCTGTTGCAGACATTAAGGCCATTGTCACTGGGAAAGATTGTCCCCACATGAAAGAGAAAAGTGCTCTGAAACAGAATAAG GAGGTGTTGGAACTGGCTTTCTCCATCCTGTATGACCCTGACGAGACCTTAAACTTCATCGCTCCTAATAAATATGAG TACTGCATCTGGATTGATGGCCTCAGTGCCCTTCTGGGTAAGGACATGTCCAGTGAGCTGACCAAAAGTGACCTGGATACCCTGCTGAGCATGGAAATGAAACTGCGGCTCCTGGACCTGGAAAACATCCAGATTCCTGAAGCACCGCCACCAGTCCCCAAGGAGCCCAGCAGCTATGACTTTGTCTATCATTACGGCTGA